AAAATTTCTTTGGCATCTTCTAATGATTGGTATTTGTTTGTCAGTAAGATTGGGAGTTTCTCCTGGTCGAGTTCGTCTACTCCTGTTTCAATGTATTTGCTCAATACGAAAGTGATAAACTCTTTTTGCTTTTCGTTGAGTAGGGCAAAAATTGTCGCTTCGGCTGCTTTGGCTCTGGCTTCTCTGGTCATTGCGATATAGTCACCATTGAAAACGTATTCCAATACATCGTACAAGTCGCTTTTTTCCATATCTACCAACTTTTGCAAAGTCAGTAAATCGTCTTTGGGAAATCCTGCTGCATCTAAATTTTCTAATAAAATTCTTCGGGTTATCGGACTGCTCCAAAGTTTTCGTAATTCTTCTTCGTCTTTGAAAAGTTTAGGTAATTCACCAAACAGATTATTTAAAAATTCTTCTGCTGATATGGGTTTGCCGTCTGCACTCCAAAACGAAGTGGAAACCATGTGTTTGATTTCTCTTTCTTTACCGTTTCGCAGTTTGATTTTTACTTTCTTCTTGCATACGCAAGGACTTTGACCACATTTGTAACAAGGTGGTGGCGGTTCACTTATACAAATACAAGGTCTTTGACCACAAATCGGACAAGGTTTTGGTGGTTGTTTCTCGCAAATGCAAGGATTTTGACCGCAAATTTTACAAGGTTCTTCTTCTATTGGTTCACCGTCCCATTCAGGGTCTGAAAAGTGTTTGTAGGCATCTACAAAGTCGTAAATGGTAAAAAATTCTTTGCCGTCAAACAAACGTGTGCCACGTCCAACGATTTGTTTAAACTCAATCATTGAATTGACAGGGCGAAGCAAAACGATGTTACGAATGTTCCGTGCATCAACACCTGTGGAAAGTTTCTGTGAAGTTGTAAGTATGGTTGGCAATGTTTTTTCATTATCCTGAAATTCACGTAACAATCTTTCGCCTTCTTCTCCGTCATTTGCGGTTACACGAACACAATAAAAAGGGTCTTTGCTTTTGGCATTTTGGTTTACCAAATCTCTAACCAATGCAGCATGTGCTTGATTAGCACAGAAAATAATTGCCTTTTCGTTTTGGTTGGCTTCATCTAAAAAGATGTTTACTCGTTTGGCTTCCCGTTCTACAATTTCAATCGTGCGGTTAAAGTCTTTTTCTTCGTAAAGTTTACCTTCTTCAATTTCTCCTTCCACAATGGTATCATCCGAAGTATAGCGGTAATCATCTAAAGTTGTTTTGATACGTTTTACTTTGAATGGCGTTAAGAAACCGTCATTGATACCTTCTTTCAGTGAATAGAT
This Lentimicrobiaceae bacterium DNA region includes the following protein-coding sequences:
- a CDS encoding DEAD/DEAH box helicase family protein, whose translation is MNEAETRAELIDPKLKACGWGVVECSKVLREYHITQGKIQTGGGRGKKEIADYVLVYKGIKLAIVEAKSDEQEVGEGVMQAKKYAQKLQLETTYSTNGKAIYQICMKTGEESLVTDFLSPEQLWNKTFAEQNNWREQFANVPFEDKSGSWQLRYYQEIAVQRTVEAIAQSKDRILLTLATGTGKTAIAFQIAWKLFQTRWNLNRDGNRRPRILFLADRNILADQAYNSFSAFPEDALVRIKPNEIKKNGKVPTNGSIFFTIFQTFMSGTDAEEKPAPYFGEYPADYFDFIIIDECHRGGANDESNWRGILEYFSPAVQLGLTATPKRKDNVDTYRYFGEPVYIYSLKEGINDGFLTPFKVKRIKTTLDDYRYTSDDTIVEGEIEEGKLYEEKDFNRTIEIVEREAKRVNIFLDEANQNEKAIIFCANQAHAALVRDLVNQNAKSKDPFYCVRVTANDGEEGERLLREFQDNEKTLPTILTTSQKLSTGVDARNIRNIVLLRPVNSMIEFKQIVGRGTRLFDGKEFFTIYDFVDAYKHFSDPEWDGEPIEEEPCKICGQNPCICEKQPPKPCPICGQRPCICISEPPPPCYKCGQSPCVCKKKVKIKLRNGKEREIKHMVSTSFWSADGKPISAEEFLNNLFGELPKLFKDEEELRKLWSSPITRRILLENLDAAGFPKDDLLTLQKLVDMEKSDLYDVLEYVFNGDYIAMTREARAKAAEATIFALLNEKQKEFITFVLSKYIETGVDELDQEKLPILLTNKYQSLEDAKEILGNVANISRLFIEFQEHLYKQKVA